Part of the Anoplolepis gracilipes chromosome 13, ASM4749672v1, whole genome shotgun sequence genome, aatAAACTGCGACTTGGCAACAAACAATTCAACATCAACAAAGATGACTCTATTATCATAGACGACGTGCGGTACATTGGAACGCCAGGATTGTACGAGTTGATcttcaagagaattcccgaTGACGAACTTTACACGAGGGGAgacgatttggaaaaatacaagagcatATTATTGGTGACGAACGCGCATAGACGCGATTATGATGCGCAGGGCCATTTGAAGGGTAACAGGGGGTACaagtacaaacatataattgcaccgttgatgtcgctcgaatcgaaaaatacaaaatctggAGGGGAGATATCTATGCCTCGCGCTATGACGCTAACCaacaatatgattgattacGTGTACTGGGACAATCCCAACGAACTAGTGGATCGGCTACGATTGCTCAACGCTTCGCGCCAAGCTGGTCACAACGCTCACGACAACGAGATCCAGTCGATCATCGAGGAACTTTTTCATAGCCAACAGAGTCGGCGAAATACAGCGTGTCACTGACATTAACAGTTGGCGTCACGTCTTGTCAGCAAATAATCCCGCTAACATCTTATCAAGAGGACTTGAGCTCCGTAATTTGTTAAACGCATCAATGTGGTGGCACGGGCTAAGTTTTTTGGCGGCTCAGGAAGATAGCTGGCCGGACAGTGATTTCAAGCATCTAGAAAATGTCCCGGAATTGAAGGGATCATTTGTGGCACTTGGTAAAGTACAACCAGTGATTATCGAAGAACTAATGCGaagaatttcatatttaacaaaaacgtGTCGCGTGTTAGCTTATTGCTTAAGATTTTAAAGGCACATAGGCCAGATAGACTCACGCCATTTATTTCGCAAGCCGAAGTACTTTTCGCTTTAGATCTTATGTGCAAGTCCGTCCAAAAGCAAGCGTTTCCCAACGAATACAAGGCGTTAACCAGCAATGAGGCCATCAACGTGTCTAGTCCACTACTTTCATTGTCGCCGTTCGTAACGCCAGATGGACTGATGCGAATGGGGGGCAGATTGCAGAGATCAAACTTGACCTTTAACGAATGTCATCCAATATTATTACCGCGTGGGCACGAGCTAACAAAACGCATCATAGGACAAGAGCATGTGCGCAATGCTCACGCCGGGGTACAGGCTACTATGGCCGCAGTAAGGCAGCGTTTTTGGCCTTTATCATTACGTTCAAGCACGggcaaaattattcaaaactgCGTAGTTTGCTTTAAATCCAAGCCCGCAACATCCGAGGTAATTATGGGTTCCTTACCAGCCGGGCGCGTGACGGTCTCTCGGCCCTTTTAGGGTGGGAGtctattgaccacgtcgctaattggccagtttaaaatgaggctctctgattggttaatcgttgctgatgaccctaggcatcggtcaATATAAGTGGCTGTGGTCAATCGTGACGTGGTCAAACGGGACGCTCTCCCCTTTTATCATTGCGGCGTCGATTACGTGGGCCCGTTAATTTTACGTGAGAGCAAGCGACGTAACGCGAAACTAATCAAGGCATATGTATCAATTTTCGTGTATTTTGCAACTAGAGCGATCCACATTGAATTAGTCAGTGACCTAACGTTGAGTGCATTTATAGCAGCACTCAAGCGATTCGCTGCGCGTAGAGGTAAACCGTCATGCATCTATTCGGATAATGGGACCAATTTCGTAGGGGCCCAGGGGCAATTGAAACAATTCTtagagtttttaaaaaatgatgagaCACAGTCTGAGATCAagcaatttatgtataaacaaaaaacgACTTGGAAATTCATACCGCCGAACGCCTCTCATTTCGAAGGTTTATGGGAGGCAGCGGTCAAATCCGCAAAATACCACCTAAATCAAATCGTCGGTAAAGCACATCTGACTTTTGAGGAAATGACAACGGCGTTATATGAAATAGAGGCAATTCTGAATTCCCGACCACTTACGCCATTAAGCGAGGATCCGAACGACTTAGCTTGCTTGACCCCCGGTCTCTTTTTGGTTGGCACCCCCCTGAACAGTTTCCCTTACGAAAACTTAATAGATATAAGTGAAAACCGACTGCTTCGATGGCAAAGAGTAGAACAGATTAAGTAGCATTTCTGGCGCAGATGGAGTATCAAATACCTCCAATCCTTACAAGAGCGAAACAAGTGGAAGGCCAACAAGGGTCACCAGTTAAAACAAAATCAGCTTGTTCTATTGAAACAGCAAGGGCTAGCTCCCTTGCAATGACAGATAGGTCGAGTGGAAAAAATTCATGCGGGTCCAGATGGACATGTACGAACTACAACCGCAAAGACTGCATCAGGATCTCTTTTGAGACCACTAACTAAAATCGCAATATTACCTATCGATAATTAGCTATCTTATTACGTTTATTTCTTATCCTTTCATTATCAGCTATGTAGCCTTtagtatttttgttatatacacaaatatgcATGAGTTATGCCGTATGCATTACCCTTAAGCCAAGGTATTgccaaaataatttatgttgtaTTACTCCGTGATTATGTTATGCCAAAGAACACTAAGCTTAAGTTAAACCATAAGTAATTATTGTTTGCGTTACGTTATATTGTTTCCGTCTcccttatattttatatgtttaattttccTTATACTTACAGGATCTAGCGTAAGCCATATGCAATAACCATGTCCCTCCCAATAAATGGCTCAGGCTAGcgatctattattattttaagttacGGGATTTATTTTGTTGAAGGCAAGTGCCTTCAAGGGGGGCAGGGTGTTAAGAATGCTCCCTTTTTTACCCGTTTAATATGCCCACGTAGCGGCAGATGTCGCGTCGGATAGCGTCGGCATTATCGAGTGGAGATCCTTTGCGCAGGAGCGCTAGAATCACTTCGTGTGCGTGATACGTATGCGACGAATCAATTATTAACCTTTTATCCTTTCATTCTTGTGTAATCAGTCCGGAAAGTGCAAtcaataaacattataattaaatcgagaGGAAACACCATTTATTTTCCTCGGCCACGTAGCTTCGAAGCATTCATCCCACGGCTAAGACGTGGCTTATTCACAACAACACCGAAATAGCGAAATTGACTCTCGTCGGTAAATGATGTAAGCGAGGTCAACCTTTCGGTCAAGCGAAGCGGTAAATTTTGCGCGCGGGGTCAACCTCGTCATTGTCCGAGGAGTGGGGCATGCGCTCGAGCGAACCGCGGTCATCCGCGTTATTACCGGTTTATGGAGTGGGGATTCGAATGCGCGCGCAATTTGGCAAGGCGATGGTAGGGATATCGGAGAGACGATGTCCATACAGTGATGCCACTTCTAAGACGCTGCAGCCACACGCACACAAAAAACGAACCGTGTACGTGTGCCGCTCGGCGCTCGACCAACTTCGGCTAATAGAAAAGCACAGACATACAATacgctctctttctttctttcgcgcTATAGCTGACGTTGGCTGAAGCGCTGAGGCTTGACGCTTCGAGATTTCTAGAATCATATTAGCACGTATGACAcgccgttttatttttttaaacttttatattgcatgaaatattttctatgctattaaaaagtaaaacagcGTGTCATAATAATtcgatgaattaaaattacgtctacataaaaataatattgaataataatatcggacataaaaaataatttcgaatttttattatgtttcgacataattttaattcgtcgaattattattatgtctcgattttatttaattattactttttaattcgaatttttttttaagacaattatttttattatattaagagaaGGGATGCTTTTGtagtattaaaaagtaaaacggCGTTCGATAAACGCGGCTTGACTCATCGTCTAGATCTCACGATtagatctaaaaaaatgtatacaattatgaattacataaatttcctaattatattattattctgtattatataagagatataaattaatttaaaaaatgaataatagaagaaatagaatagataaggaatagaaaaaaaataaaaatccattCTTGGCCAACATGTAGGTCAAAaacaaatcatattttattttataaaccattcattttttataatggacAACGTACATGTTATTGCTCGACGAAAACCGCGAGAAGGTGGTGGTCTCTTCCGTCAaggaaatgtagaaaaatgttttcttcaatattatattaaatataataaagttatatataataatatattatatataattttaatataatattaaaaaaacaattcttttacatttcGAGAGAATgtagatataatagaatagaTAATAGGATAGTAGAAAGGatacatgtaaaatagatATGGAAAGATAGATaggtataaaagaaaatataaagaaagagatagaaaacaAAACATGAGAGAAAAACgttaaatctgaaaaaagcACACGTtctacttaatataatataatattgaaaatggtATATACAAGAATATTTCCGAAAGTACTGAGTTGAATTACAGCGATATTGCGGCAATTAATACAgctaattattgaaattagctcaacaaatatataaatataaataatgttataaaaacaacggacataaaatttaatttatatacctatatgataaaattatttctatatattttatccttacacaataaatatcaaaaacaaaatagggaatgtttttttttctattttgccAAGGAATATTTAAGGAAAATATCCTACTtttaaaactgtaattaaaaaatatacaactttaaaaaaatataattttacaaatacaaatatttataaatttcgctatattttttatccattttgtaaagcaattttaaagctattttcggaataattattgagaaattaatttacaaagatcggcaaatccggcgcgagtatcagctcgctgcaaaaaagatggcgagaaggacggctCTAAGAACGgtcgctaagcgcgcgcggcgtaaataggcgccattgcctcgctgttaccaggggcatagacgagaagcgttgataagaacaatagattagcgattattattcagcgaccggcctagcggtgggCCGTCCTTCTTGCCATTTTTTTGCggcgggctgatactcgcgccggatttaccaatctttgtaaattaatttctcaataattattatgaaaattgcaaaatggtacaagacttttctgttcagtttaatgcgctctacctgctcacgaacgttgattcaatctttatgggacaccctgtatatatgtgtgtgtgtttgtgtgtgcaTGAGCAGAGATATTTTAGTTCTATATTATTCAGTCACTTGAATCGACTTAATGATGCGTTCTCGTAAAGTCCAATAATGATTAAGTGTTGTTGATGATCCAAACTTTTCCAAAATGAAAGTAAAGGCTGAAgttcttctttaaaatatagtgTTCTCTCTCTTGAAATTCACAAAGAGCAGGTGAAGAATATAGATGAAGAGTGCATATGAAAGTAAAGGCTGaattcttctttaaaaaaatataataattaaaaatatataaaatataaataaaaaataaaatattaataatatatagagttagctttaaaatttctttacaaaatggataaaaaatgtagcgaaatttataaatatttgtatttgtaaaactatatttttttaaagttgtatattttttaattacagttttaaaAGTAGGATATTTTCCTTAAATATTCCTTggcaaaatagaaaaaaaaaacattctctattttgtttttgatatttattgtgtaaggatgaaatatatagaaataattttatcatataggtatataaattaaattttatatccgttgtttttataacattatttatatttatatatttgttgagctaatttcaataattagcTGTATTAATTGCCGCAATATCGCTGTAATTCAACTCAGTACTTTCGGAAATATTCTTGTATATaccattttcaatattatattataataagtagAACGTGCgcttttttcagatttaacGTTTTTCTCTCATGTTTtgttttctatctctttctttatattttcttttatacctATCTATCTTTCCATatctattttacatgtatCCTTTCTACTGTTCTATTCtctattctattatatctacattctctggaaatttaaaaaaattgtttttttaatattatattaaaattatatataatatattattatatataactttattatatttaatataacattgaagaaaacatttttctacatttcctCTTGACGGAAGAGACCACCAccaacctaacctaaccttcTCGCGGTTTTCGTCGAGCAACAACATGTATGTGgtccattataaaaaatgaatggtttataaaataaaatattatgatttgtTTTTGACCTACATGTTGGCCAAGaatggatttttattttttctattccttatctattctatttcttctattattcatttctttaattaatttatatctcttatataatacagaataataatataattaggaaatttatgtaattcataattgtatacatatttttagatcTAATTGTGAGATCTAAATAGATGATAAGTCAAGCCGCGTTTATCGAACGccgttttactttttaatactaCAAAAGCATGTTGTGCCTCCGGGAGGGGGCACAGGATTTTTTCGGGATCGTTCAGGGAAGGCCGGAGATACGGCGGGCAGTggcctctttttattttaatttctctctctttcaataTCGTGTATtcgcttttttattatcctctttatttgtaaacaataaataacattttaattaagtctATGGTACGTTATTTagtcactgctcccagcgaacgTTATGTCACTCGCGTTTATTATCGGTTAAAGTGAGAaagcggtatctctcgtatgCTCTGTCGCacaggtagtctgatacgcgtcgacTTATCTCcggcgcgcgtatatctcttagttattCGTGTATGACTCTGTTGAATCTGGTCAACAGCTGCCCGTGACGATTATTACTCGTTAGGTTCTaatcaacgactgcccgtcgcttcatcgcggcgggtgctgagcttccctccgaactgcatggtttttcggagggcgtcccttagcaacatgaccaaatatggttatgttgctgaattcgcgttttagtgcaggcgaggaagttcaaagtcgaatttcctcgcttgtacttttagcaattcggtgacacctttccggtttcgtgttcgcgctcggtctcgggcgcgcgtggctcgctgcgtcagcggctcgcgcgattatcgcttcgctcgcgatgcattctgcatcaatataattatatgtatatatatatatatgtatatattcattaagtcTGTAGCCTTTTTTGGGGCTATAACACCCCTCCCCCGTTGGAAAAGAAAACGGAGGTACAACGTTTTCTGTTTTAgggaatttatttcttttcttaagttttaagtttcccgatatatatatatatatatatatatatatatatatatactatatgttttcttttatattattttcttattttagtttacaattttgtttgttttcgcgtttacaatatttaaatataatcgtttttcttatctaaaatCGCGTGCTTAGGCTACGTTTTAATATTGGTTTCGGGAGTCGATCGATCGGTTCGGATCGCTCTTCGTCGTATATCCTAATTAATGGTCGcttccttcttttatttttgtttcgtatGACTATGtaaagtacaattaatattattattattgttatcgtgATTGTTCCGCTTGTCGCCATTGGATATACGAATTGTTTTTTCgcgaagaaattttgttcgtaactttttaaattgttgtctatttcttctagttgtaattttaattttgtcagttCCATTCGGTGTTGACCTATGTCTTGTATCGTGTCATTATCGTGTGTTATCGTGTTGCGTTCTCGTACCAGTGTCAAGTTATATTCAGGCAGGTACGTTTCTATATCCGTTTCATAGATTGTCTGCTTCGTCTGTATAGTCATGTCTGgagttattaatttgcattttcccTTCAGCGTAATTTTCCCAGTGTTTTTAATTACTGTTTTGTATTCTGGTCGTTTGTCGTATTGTATTGTTAATTGTTGCTCGGTAGCAGTCGAGTAGAGCCATGTTTGTGGCTGTTGTAATGCGATCCATGTGGTACGCattgatataatgtatttcgtCTTACAGTTACGTTGACGCTgctgtgtataaatttgtatttcgcatggtgcatttaaatttactctatATGTCGGTGTCGCATGCTCACATGTGTATTGTgagttaatgttaatataatcttttaaatctttttctgttactATAACGtatgttagtttttctttgtctaccgcaattattttattgttaatttctgttactgcgaatatattgttataactgAATACAGGTAACGCAATTACATTCATTATGGTATAGCTCGGTTGCGCAATTAATGGGAAGATTAGAatggtataaataattgctttatcgctgaatgcgcttattttcgcgtatttttctATAGTAAACCAATCTTCGGTGTGTACTTGAAAAGGGAAGTACAGTCCTTGTGGCAACTGCTGTGTTGCTTCCtttaaatgtgttattatgCTATCTATCAGTGTTAATCTCGGATGCATTGCTccattttttgtatatgttagaTATTCTATAATGTTATCCGCGTCGCGTATTAATTCTGCTATTACTGCGGTAATTATGGTAAAATGTTCGTTTATCTCACTGCGttctatatattcatttactcGTTTCTGTAAGAGGTATTCGTTacgttgtattgtattttcgattttatcaatatgccCGAtagttgtatttattattttaatttgattttgtacggcatgctgtattgttttttgactgttttctaatatgttaAGTTGTTTGTTAATTCGTTTTTCGTCGTTAACGTCCATTGTGTCAAATAAAGACTTTGATAAGGAACCTATTCCGTCTATGAGACCTCGTCGTTTATTTGTctgtttttttgtatattgttttaatttgtattatgacattttttaaatattttgcttctctttttgttaGAATGTCTAGGTTCACACATGTATCTCGAAGATAATGAGTGTGAAATTTCATAGTTTCGCATAATCTTTCggtctgttttaaatattcgtttatttgctCGTATCTTTCGTCTAAGTTTGAtaagtctaattttattactagttTCCAGTTTTCTTTTGCGTAGTGGATTTGTCCGATTTCTTCGAAGAATAACCCTGGgttatgtttaaattcttgtatctGGTATGAAAGATTCGTTTCGTCGTCTTTCGTGTGACCTTTGCTGATCCAGCAGGCGAATGTcctgtaatatcatattatattttattttattatattttatctcttgggTGTCGCTCGCCTTCTCTGACTTCGCGGGGTTCGCGCTAATCCAGCGGGTGATACAccggtaatattataatgttggTTTAGTCTCTTAACGACTTTTGTTTGAGGCAGATCATTAAGATGCTGCGATTCTTGCTTCAATGGAGCCTGCCGATTTGTCGCCAGTGCGATGGATATCGAGATGGTATTCATCCCGATATCTGCCGCGATTGTTTTCGGGGTCGCCTACCGGTTGTGGGTCTACCGCCGCCTGTGGACCTCGTAGTGCGGGCGCGGAGCGCCGTTCTCCGAAGTTCCCGGGTCGCGGGGGGCACATTGTCCCTCCGCGTTACGTTTACAACACCCGGTGTGAGGTTTGTGCGGGCAGTGGTGCCCGCCCTAGACCCGATGCATCCCGTCCGCGTGGAGTTGATGAAGGTCCACGACCAATTTGACTTCTTCGAGCTGAGATGTCGCcggggggaggaggaggaggactaGGACACGGATCCTTGAAGAAGGTGAGTActagttttctatatatggCTTAAGCTTGTTTGCGTGTAAGCGGGTgcttttccttcctttctttacCGTGTAGTTGATATTCGAAtgcttttcgattattatgtaCGGTCCGATCCAGAGATTCGAGTTTTTTCGATCTTCCGCGTCGTAGCGTTTCATCGTAAATGAGTACTTTATCGccgattttaaattttgtttcttttgcgGTTCGATCGTAGTGTTCCTTCgattttagttttttctctGTGAGATTTTCTTTTGCAACTTGATTCGTGGCGTGTAGTCT contains:
- the LOC140672725 gene encoding uncharacterized protein; translation: MLESSFVRNKLQTPEVQETLREYFGPLGQKYIGALFSGDKNHEIDHVYGVYFDRKNKLRLGNKQFNINKDDSIIIDDVRYIGTPGLYELIFKRIPDDELYTRGDDLEKYKSILLVTNAHRRDYDAQGHLKANNPANILSRGLELRNLLNASMWWHGLSFLAAQEDSWPDSDFKHLENVPELKGSFVALGKVQPAHRPDRLTPFISQAEVLFALDLMCKSVQKQAFPNEYKALTSNEAINVSSPLLSLSPFVTPDGLMRMGGRLQRSNLTFNECHPILLPRGHELTKRIIGQEHVRNAHAGVQATMAAFALNPSPQHPRAIHIELVSDLTLSAFIAALKRFAARRGKPSCIYSDNGTNFVGAQGQLKQFLEFLKNDETQSEIKQFMYKQKTTWKFIPPNASHFEGLWEAAVKSAKYHLNQIVGKAHLTFEEMTTALYEIEAILNSRPLTPLSEDPNDLACLTPGLFLVGTPLNSFPYENLIDISENRLLRWQRVEQIK